Within Streptomyces sp. NBC_00704, the genomic segment TGGACGAGGCGGTGACGCGGCTGCGCGCGCTCACGGAGTCCGGTCCCGCCGCCGACATGGCGATCGACCAGTCGCACTGCACGGCCGAGACGAAGGTGCGCCGGGTGCTCGCGCTGCTCACGGCGGGGGCGCTGCCGGGCGGTTCGCTGCTGCTGATCGGTGACGACGACCTGGTGTCCCTGGCCGTCGCCGTGGTGGGAGACGTGCTCGGCGGGCCCATCGTGGAGCGGGTGACCGTCGTGGACATCTCGCCGGAGATCCTCGATCACATCCAGAAGACGGCGGCCGGGCTCGGCACCCGCGTCGAGACCGTCCAGCACGATCTGCGCCGTCCGCTGCCCGCCGAGCTCCACGGGCAGCACGACGTCGCCATGACCGACCCGCCCTACACGCCCGAGGGCGCCCGGCTCTTCCTCTCCCGCGCCGTGGAGGGGCTGCGGCCCGGTCCGGCGCACAGCGTCTTCTTCTCCTTCGGCGGCAAGAGCCCGGACGAGATGCTGGAGGTGCAGCGGGAGATCATGGAACTCGGCCTGGTCACCAACGGCTACGTCCGCAACTTCAACGAGTACGAGGGCAGCGGCATCCTCGGCGGCGTCGGCTTCTTCCAGCACCTGCTGACCACCACCTCGACCGCCTCCCGGCAGGGCGAGTTCAGTGGCCCGCTCTACACCGGCGACAAGCGGACCCGGCAGCGCGAGTACACGTGCGCGGCGTGCGACGCGCGGATCCGGGTCGGCCCCGGCGCCCGCTGGACGTCGGTCGCCGCGCTGCGCGAGGACGGTTGCCCGCAGTGCGGCAAGGGACCCTTCCGCCCCGGCCGCCTGGTCCCGGCGGAGGAACCGCCGGCGCCGGCCGCCGAACCGCAGCCCCCGGCCCAGCCGCCCGCCACCACCACCCCGGCCTCGGCAACGCCGGCTGCCGACACTCCGGCCGCCGCCGTCTCGGCCCCCGTCGCTCCCCCCACCCCCCTCGCCGCCCCCGCCCCCGCCCCCGCTGCTCCGGTCGCGCCCGCGCCGCGCGCGTACGGCTGGCGTCCGCCGGAGGAGGCCGAGCGTGCCGCGCTCGCCGAGCGGGCCCGGCCGTACGTCACCCGGCAGGCCGACGAGCGCGATCTGCCGGCCATCGGACGGTTCGAGGCCGAGATCGCCCGTGTCTCCTTCGGCGAGGACGCCATCGACGACCCCGCCCGCTGGGAGTCGCGCCTCGGCCGCGCCATGGAGAAGTCCAAGGAGGGCATGATCGTCGCCCACCGCCCCGGCGAGGAGCCGGTCGGCTGGTGCTGGGTGAGCATCAACCAGAACGCGATGACCGGCGACCGGTACGCCAACTTCCGCTCCCTCGCGGTCTCCCCGCTGGACAACCGCGGCGACGTCGCCGAACTCCTGCTCACCGCGGGCCTGGAGTTCTGCGCGGCCAACGGCATCACGGAGGTCGTCGGCAGGGTCCATGTGGGCAACGTCCCGATGCGCACGGTCTACCGCAAGTTCGGCTTCGATCCGACCAGCCTGTCGATGAAGCTGTTCCTGCCGCCGAAGGGGGAGCAGGAGAAGGAGAAAGAGAAGGAGAGGCAGAAGAGGCAGGGCGGGGAAGCGGCGCGGGGGACGAACGCGGAGGGCGGCGCGCGATGAGCGGCGCGGAGGGCATCGACCCGGACCGGGTCAAGTGCGTCGTCTGGGACCTCGACGGCACCCTGTGGGACGAGGTCGCCGTCGAGTCGGCCACCGACGCGCTGCCCACGCCCCGCCCCGGCACGCTCGCCGCGATCGACGCGCTGGCCGCCCTCGGCGTGCTGAGCAGCATCGCGAGCCGCAGCGCCCCGTCGGTGCTCGACCGGCTGGAGACCGTGCCGGCGCTGCGCGAGCGGTTCCTGGCGCCGCAGGTGTCCTGGCAGGACAAGAGCGAGTCGCTGCGCAGGATCGCCGGGGAGCTGGGCATCGCGGTGGACGCGCTGCTCCTGGTCGACGACTCCCCCTACGAGCGGGCCGAGGTCGAGGCGCTCCTGCCGCAGGTGCGCACCCTGGCCCCCGAGGACGTCCCCGCGCTGCTCGCCGCGTTCGAGGGCCGCGAGGTCACCCCGGAGTCACGGGAGCGGGTGCGCCGCTACCGCACCGAGGAGACCCGCCGGGCCGAGGGCGAGCGCTTCCAGGGCTCGCGCGAGGAGTTCCTGCGCTGGTGCGACATGCGTCTGACCGTCGGCGCGGCGACGCCCGGCGAGGTCCCCCGCGCGCTGGAACTCGCCGCCCGCACCCACCGTCTGAACTCCTCCGGCCTCACCCCCGACCGGTTGCGCGAACTGGCCGCCGCGCCCGGACACGAGCTGTTCACGGCCCATATGACGGACCGTTTCGGCGAGTACGGCGTCATCGGCGCCGCCCTCGTCGACCGGACCGCCGCCGCCTGCTGGTCGGTGCCGCTGCTCGCCCTGTCCTGCCGGGTCGCCGGCCGGGGAGCGGCCGCGGCGTTCCTGTTCCGGCTGATGCGGCGGGCCCGCGAGCGGGGGGCGTCGGAGTTCCGGGTCATGCTGCGCCCGACGGACGCCAACCTGGAGATGCGGATCCTGCTCCGCCAGGCGGGTCTGCGCCGCGTGGACGTCCCCGGCGAGGGCGCGGCCGCCGATTCCGCGGTCCTGGGCCGGAGCCTGGACGACGAACTGCCCGAGCCGCCCGCCTGGCTGCGGGTCGCCGAACGAGAGGACGCCGAGGCGTGACGGACACCCTGGACCGGGGCGCGGTGGAACGCGAGCTGCGCTCGATGATCGCCGAGGCGGCCCGCCTGGACGAGGCGTTCGTCGCCGGACTGCCCGCGGACACCGACCTGTTCGGGCCGCGGATCGGCCTCACCTCGCTGGCCGGGGTGACCCTGCTGGGCGCCGTCGACCGGCGTTTCGGGGTGGATGTGGCCGCGCTGGACCTGAGTCTGGACAGCCTTCAGTCGATCGCCACCCTGAGCGACTTCGTCGCGGCCCACCTCCAGCCCTCCTAGCCACCCGTCTGTACGTCCACCCTGTTCAAAAAGGGTGATCCCTGCGGTCGTGCCGTGACCCGGTGGGAACGGCGGCGTTGAACGGGAAGTGCGACGGCGCCCCCTGCCGCCGCACGAACCGAATCAGCTAAGGAGAACGTGATGTCTCGCATCGCGAAGGTGGCCGCTGTTGCCCTCGGCACCAGCGCCGTGGTGGTCAGCGGGGCCGGCCTGGCCATGGCGGACGCGGGTGCCAACGCTGCTGCCATCGGCTCGCCGGGTGTCCTGTCGGGCAACGTCGTCCAGGTTCCGATCCACATCCCGGTCAACGTCTGCGGCAACACCGTCAGCGTCATCGGTCTGCTGAACCCCGCGTTCGGCAACACCTGCGCCAACGTCAGCGACCACGGCAAGGGCGGCGGCGACAAGCACGGCGGCCACAACGGCTACGGCGACTGAGCAGCCTTTCCCAGAAAAGAGCCCCGGCACCTCGAGCGCCGGGGCTCTCCCCCTTTTCCCTTTCCCCTGCCTCCGTCCGTGGGGCGTACCGGTGGGCGTCAGGCGTAGCGGTAGATGTGGGAGACGTCCTCGAGTGCGTCCGGGGTCACGTTCCAGGGGGGCAGCTTCTCGTGGCGGGCCACGATCCGGCGGTACTGGCGGCTGCTCGGGCCGGGCGGCTCGGCGGGGAGGTAGCGGTGCTCGCGGTGGCGGCTCTGCCAGCGGGTCCACAGCAGGTCGACGAAGGCGTGGTGCAGCCAGAACACCGGGTCGTTGACGGAGGCGCCGCCGAGCATGACCCCGCCGACCCACCGGTGCACCCGGTTGTGGTTGCGCCAGGCCGCGCTGCCCGAGCCGGAGCCCCAGCCCTCCAGCCTGTTGCGGAAGCCGCGGGCCACGGTCGAGTCCCAGGGCGACACGTCGTAGACGGGGTCGGCCAGCGCCGTCTCCACGTCGCTCGCGCCGGGCAGGTCGATGGGGGCGGCGGCCCGGCCGAGGTCGCGGGTGAGGAACTTGCCGTCGGTGACGTTCTCCTTGATGGTCCAGTCGCCGGTGGCGTACGCGAACGGTCCGGTCGTCACCTGGTGGTCGGAGCGGCGTCCGTTGCCCCCGAGCAGGTCCTTCGTCCAGGGCGCCGCGGTGGGGGCGCGGTCGCGCGTCCAGTCCCAGTAGGGCACCGTCACCGACGGGTCGACCCGGCGCAGGGCCGCCTCCAGGTCGAGCAGGAACCTGCGGTGCCAGGGCAGGAAGGAGGGCGTCATGTGGGCGCTGCGCAGACCGCCGTCGCCGTCGGAGACGTAGTGGTCGATGTGCATCCGCACGAACGCGTCGTACTCGCCTCTCTTCTTGACCGCCAGCAGTGCGTTCACGAAGCGCCGTCGCTCGGCGCCGGTGAGCGTGCTGACGTCCTTACGGATGTAGGCCATGGTGTCCCCCCATGTGCGTGTGGTGGTGTGCCGGACCGTCCTCGCGCAGCCGCTCCCCCGGGCTGAGCCCGTCGACGGCGGCGCGGACCGCCTCCAGCGGGGTGGCGTACGAGCGGTAGTGGTCGACCATGCTCAGCCAGGTGCCGTCGGCGCGGCGCATCAGGTGCAGCGGGCGGCCGTCGACCGTGACCTCCCAGCGCGCGCCGGCCGCGGCGACCCCTCCCGACGAGGTGAGGACGCCGTGGATGCGCCGGCCCCGGTAGGTCTCGTCGAACGAGGAGGCCGGGGGACCGCCGTCCGCCGGGCGCAGCGGCCGGGAGGCGGCGACGACCGGGGCGATGGCGAGCGCCGCGGAGCCTCCGAGCAGTCCGCGCAGCAGGTCCCGGCGCCGTGCTCGGCGGGCCGGCCCGGATCTGGCCGGACCCGCCACGGCTGCCGGAACTGCCGCAACTGCCGGGACTGCGCTCACGGGTGCTCCGTCGACGCTGGCGACCATGGTGTGCTCCTCGTCCGGGACGGTGGTCCGGTGCGGTTGTCTGTGGGGCTAACCGCCGGGAGGGCCGCCTGGTCACCGTCTGCGCCCGAACGGCCTGTTCCGGCGGCCGGTTCCGGAGGCCTGTTCCGGGGGCCCGTTCAGGCGGCCTTTTTCTGGCGGGCCGCCCCGGCGGCGGGATCCGGGTACGGCGACGGGCCCGGACGACGGCGTCCGGGCCCGTGTTCCGCGGCGGTCGGCCGCAGTGCTACAGCCCTCTTCTACAGCCCTCTTCTACGGCCCTCTGCTACAGCCCTCGGTCCACGCCGAGGTCCGCGCCGGGCACGGCCTGCAGTACGGGGGTGATCACGCCCGCCTCGGGCAGCTTCAGGTCGGGCAGGCCGAAGTGGTCGGGGTTGGGCGCGGTGAGGGGCGCGTCCAGGACGAGGCCGGGGCCCAGCGTGCGCAGGTCGGAGGCGGGGGCGTCCAGGCCGACGTGGTTGAACCGGTCGCCCAGCACCTCCGGAAGGGGCGCCCGTACGCCGAGGCCCGGCAGTCCGGCGGCGACGGGCAGCTGCGGGACGACGCGCTCCGGGATGAGGCGGCCCTCGACGAAGCGCGGCCCCTCGGGCGCGCCCGGCGTCGGCAGGGGGATCTCGCCGCCGATGGTGGGCAGTTCCACGTTGAGGGACTTCTCGACGCCGTCCAGCGGCACGGGGACGGGGACGGTGCCGACGGCGGATGCCGGGCTCGCGCAGACGGCGGCGCCGGCCGCGGCCGCCACACACGTGAGCACGGCGGCGAGGGTTCCTCGGGTGGTCGACTTCATCTCGGGTACGGGCCCTTTCGGTGGAGATTCGGGGGGGCGGTGCGTCCGTACCGGGTAACGAGCCGGAAATCGGCATCAGTTCACAATTCCCCCGGGTGCCGTAATAGTGCTACCGCCATACCGCCGAACCGGCGCGGCTCGGCGCGAAGGGCGGGCCGGCGCCGGGCGGTACCACCGCGGCGGCGGACGCCGCGGTCGTCAGCTCGTCCAGAAGTCCCACCAGCGGGTCAGCACCAGCATGCCGACGATCCCGATGTGCAGCAGCGGGGGCGCCCAGGTGAAGTCGTCGAGGAAGTGCCGCAGGCCGGCCGGCGCCGGAAGGTGGCCGTTGCGCACGTCGAAGGCGACGACGTACCAGAACGCGAGGATCGTGGCGACCCACGCCAGGCAGCACCACAGGCACAGCGCGTTGATCCGGTACAGCGACTCGAACTGGAGCCAGGACACGAAGCCGACGCCGAAGAGGCAGCCGGCGGTGAACGTCAGCCAGTACCAGCGGGGGAAGACGGCCCGGGCCAGCAGGCTCGCCCCGACGCACAGCACCGTCCCGTAGGCCACCAGGCCCAGCATCGGGTTGGGGAACCCGAACACCGAGGCCTGGTCGCTGCGCATGACGCTGCCGCAGGAGACGACGGGGTTGAGACTGCACCCCGGTGTGAAGCCGGGGTCCTCCAGCAGCTTGAACTCGTCGAGGGTGATGACCCAGGAGGCCAGCAGCCCGGCCGCTCCGGCGAGGACCAGCAGCAGGGCGAACGCGCGGCCGCCGCCCACGGCGACCGGCTGCGGCCGCCGCATCAGCCGCGCAGTCGGCGGGCGGGCAGGACGATGTGCGCCGCCGCCGTCAGGGTCTCCTCGGCGCCCGCGAACGCGGCCAGCGCCTCGGGCGCGACGGCGCGTCCGGGCGTCGCCTCCGGCCAGGCACGGGCGGTGAGGACGAGGTAGGCGTAGCCGCGCTCGGCGACGGCGGTGAGCCACTCCGCCGGCGGCAGGCACTGGGCGTTGAGGCCCGGCATGTTGAGGACGGCCGCGCCGGACTCGACGAGCAGGCTGAACGGCAGGCTGGGCCGCTCGGTGCCGTCGACGACGTCGCCGCCGACGGGCATGCCGTTGTCGGAGAGGAACCGTGCGACGGCGGCGGCCGTCCCCTCGGGCCCGTCCGCGGTGTCGCCGAGGGAGTAGGCGAGGAGGTAGGGCATGTCACGGCCGTCGGAGGCCTCGCCGCTCCACGGCATCACGACGAGGGTGCCCAGGTCGGCCACGCGGAAGGGGCGGGTTGCGCTTGGGGTTGAGGTCACCGCGCGACCCTATCGGCGGGTCGGCGGGCCGCCTGACGTGTTCTCACCCGACCGGGGGACGCCGGCGGGTCGCTCCACACGAACGAGGGACGGCCCGCTCGACTCCCCTCGAACAGCGCCCGCGCCGCGCCGTGTCACCCGGGCGGCCGCGACTGGCCGCGCCGTGGCATCCGGGGCCTTGCGGACATGGGCGAGGGCCGGTCCGTCGGTGACGGTCCGGCCCTGGCGGCAGGGGCGGTTCAGCCCTGAAGCGGCAGTCCGCCGAGCAGCGGGTTGTGGGTGTTGAGCGCGCCCGCCGCACCCTTGACGGTGCTGAGCACGGAGTCCTTGTTCTCGGTGTCGAGGGCGTCCGACTGGTGCTGGAGCGGCATGGCGTCCTCCAGGTTGACCGGCCCCCTGGCCAGGGTGTCCACGGCGCCGTTGAGGCTGGTGGGCGTGAGGTCGGCGGGGGTGGCGAACGCGGGCGCGGCCAGGCCGGCGAGGGCCACGGATCCGGCGACGACAGCGGCGGCCTTCAGGGACTTCATCGGGTTCCTTTCTTCGGCGACTCGGCGGCTCAAGTCGCCGGGGCACGTTCTGACGTCGTGTCTAACGAGGCCTGTCGGGTGCGGAAACCGGGTACGCGGAAAATTTCCGCACCCCGGCGGTGGAGATGCCGGGGTGCGGAGACGGCGGTGCGGAACGCCGGGCGGGGAGACGCCCGGCCGGCGGTCACGCCGGGGCGGGCGGTCAGCCGGTGGGCGGGGGCGGGGGCGGCAGCGCGGGCGTCGCCGGGGCCTGGGCCGCCTCGGCCGGCAGGCTGGGCAGGGCCGGCAGGCTCAGGCCGAGTCCGTCCAGGGTGGAGGAGAGCAGGTCGAGCAGGCCGTCCAGGACGCCGCCGACCGCCGACACGATCTGGCCGACGTCCAGGGAGGTGGCGGCCGCGAGCAGCGCGTCGACGGCCTTCTGCACGGCGGCGAGGGCGTCGGACACCGGGTCGGCCGCGGCCTTGGCGCCGCTGTCGGGCCCCTTGGCGAGGGCGGGCGGCACGGCGGCGGGTGCGGCGGGTGCGGCGGGGGCGACGGGGGTCTCGGCGGTGATCTTGGCGACGGCCGTCTTGACGGCGTCTCCGAGCCGGGTGGCCTCGCCGGGGGTGAGGCGGCCCTCGTCGGCCTTGAGGACGGTGGTGAGCGTCTGGGTGACGGGGGCGAGGACGGTGCTCAGATCACCGAGGCCCTTGCCCTGGGCGAGCAGCGCGGCGCTGCCGGGAACGGGCGCATCGGAGGCTGCTGCGACGCGCTCGCGGGCGGTGGCGCCGTCGGCCGCCATGGCGGCGGGTGCGGCGAGGCCGAGGACCAGGGAGGCGCACAGTGCGGTGGAAGCGATACGCCGTACGGGCAGACCACGCATGGGAAATCCTTTCGATTGCGTCGGGTCTCGTGCTCACCGTGCAAAGCGCCGTCGCACCCCGCAACACAACCGTCGCACCGGGTGACATTCCAGGGGCCGCCGGACCGGCATCGCGCCTGATGGGGGGCGTGCCGGGGCCCGTCGGGCGGGTGGGGGCCGGTTCCCCCGTCCGGGGCAAGGCCACGGCCACGCGAACGGCCGCCCTCCTGTCAGGAGGGCGGCCGTTCGGCGAATGACGTGTCGTGACCTCTCGGGGAGGTGACGTCAGTCGTTGACGCAGGTGTTGCCGAACGCCGGGTTCAGCAGGCCGATCACGTTGATCGTGTTGCCGCAGACGTTGACCGGGATGTGGACGGGAACCTGGACGACGTTGCCCGACAGCACGCCCGGGGAGTGCTCGGCGACGCCGTTCGCGCCACTGTCGGCGGCGGCGATGCCGGAGGCGCCGGCGACGGCCGCGGCGGCAACGGAGGTCAGGACCAGGCCCTTCGCGATACGCGACATGGAGAGGTGCTCCTTGGGGGTTTTGACACAGACACCCGGGCGGGGATGCCCGGCGCTGAAGTCAACGCGTGGGGCTCACGGGGGTTGTGCGGCCGAATGAGTGATGTCGCCGGGTATCGAGGTTCACCATACCGACACTGTTGTCCGGTTTCAGGGGATTAATCCGGACAGCGGTTAGAGTTGCGCCCCATCCGACGCACGCCTATAGCAAGCAAATCG encodes:
- a CDS encoding GNAT family N-acetyltransferase, translated to MLTDVADAVRLQEGPPGVRSVLRALRRLAPASTKELSRATGLPVPIVAALGNELRRRGLVTESRPSRLTDAGADLVARLGMDLVLDATCRACDGRELVIPDVLDEAVTRLRALTESGPAADMAIDQSHCTAETKVRRVLALLTAGALPGGSLLLIGDDDLVSLAVAVVGDVLGGPIVERVTVVDISPEILDHIQKTAAGLGTRVETVQHDLRRPLPAELHGQHDVAMTDPPYTPEGARLFLSRAVEGLRPGPAHSVFFSFGGKSPDEMLEVQREIMELGLVTNGYVRNFNEYEGSGILGGVGFFQHLLTTTSTASRQGEFSGPLYTGDKRTRQREYTCAACDARIRVGPGARWTSVAALREDGCPQCGKGPFRPGRLVPAEEPPAPAAEPQPPAQPPATTTPASATPAADTPAAAVSAPVAPPTPLAAPAPAPAAPVAPAPRAYGWRPPEEAERAALAERARPYVTRQADERDLPAIGRFEAEIARVSFGEDAIDDPARWESRLGRAMEKSKEGMIVAHRPGEEPVGWCWVSINQNAMTGDRYANFRSLAVSPLDNRGDVAELLLTAGLEFCAANGITEVVGRVHVGNVPMRTVYRKFGFDPTSLSMKLFLPPKGEQEKEKEKERQKRQGGEAARGTNAEGGAR
- a CDS encoding FkbH-like protein: MSGAEGIDPDRVKCVVWDLDGTLWDEVAVESATDALPTPRPGTLAAIDALAALGVLSSIASRSAPSVLDRLETVPALRERFLAPQVSWQDKSESLRRIAGELGIAVDALLLVDDSPYERAEVEALLPQVRTLAPEDVPALLAAFEGREVTPESRERVRRYRTEETRRAEGERFQGSREEFLRWCDMRLTVGAATPGEVPRALELAARTHRLNSSGLTPDRLRELAAAPGHELFTAHMTDRFGEYGVIGAALVDRTAAACWSVPLLALSCRVAGRGAAAAFLFRLMRRARERGASEFRVMLRPTDANLEMRILLRQAGLRRVDVPGEGAAADSAVLGRSLDDELPEPPAWLRVAEREDAEA
- a CDS encoding acyl carrier protein, which gives rise to MTDTLDRGAVERELRSMIAEAARLDEAFVAGLPADTDLFGPRIGLTSLAGVTLLGAVDRRFGVDVAALDLSLDSLQSIATLSDFVAAHLQPS
- a CDS encoding chaplin, with protein sequence MSRIAKVAAVALGTSAVVVSGAGLAMADAGANAAAIGSPGVLSGNVVQVPIHIPVNVCGNTVSVIGLLNPAFGNTCANVSDHGKGGGDKHGGHNGYGD
- a CDS encoding tyrosinase family protein, with protein sequence MAYIRKDVSTLTGAERRRFVNALLAVKKRGEYDAFVRMHIDHYVSDGDGGLRSAHMTPSFLPWHRRFLLDLEAALRRVDPSVTVPYWDWTRDRAPTAAPWTKDLLGGNGRRSDHQVTTGPFAYATGDWTIKENVTDGKFLTRDLGRAAAPIDLPGASDVETALADPVYDVSPWDSTVARGFRNRLEGWGSGSGSAAWRNHNRVHRWVGGVMLGGASVNDPVFWLHHAFVDLLWTRWQSRHREHRYLPAEPPGPSSRQYRRIVARHEKLPPWNVTPDALEDVSHIYRYA
- a CDS encoding tyrosinase family oxidase copper chaperone; translation: MVASVDGAPVSAVPAVAAVPAAVAGPARSGPARRARRRDLLRGLLGGSAALAIAPVVAASRPLRPADGGPPASSFDETYRGRRIHGVLTSSGGVAAAGARWEVTVDGRPLHLMRRADGTWLSMVDHYRSYATPLEAVRAAVDGLSPGERLREDGPAHHHTHMGGHHGLHP
- a CDS encoding vitamin K epoxide reductase family protein, coding for MRRPQPVAVGGGRAFALLLVLAGAAGLLASWVITLDEFKLLEDPGFTPGCSLNPVVSCGSVMRSDQASVFGFPNPMLGLVAYGTVLCVGASLLARAVFPRWYWLTFTAGCLFGVGFVSWLQFESLYRINALCLWCCLAWVATILAFWYVVAFDVRNGHLPAPAGLRHFLDDFTWAPPLLHIGIVGMLVLTRWWDFWTS
- a CDS encoding DUF5949 family protein is translated as MTSTPSATRPFRVADLGTLVVMPWSGEASDGRDMPYLLAYSLGDTADGPEGTAAAVARFLSDNGMPVGGDVVDGTERPSLPFSLLVESGAAVLNMPGLNAQCLPPAEWLTAVAERGYAYLVLTARAWPEATPGRAVAPEALAAFAGAEETLTAAAHIVLPARRLRG
- the chpG gene encoding chaplin ChpG translates to MSRIAKGLVLTSVAAAAVAGASGIAAADSGANGVAEHSPGVLSGNVVQVPVHIPVNVCGNTINVIGLLNPAFGNTCVND